Within Suricata suricatta isolate VVHF042 chromosome 12, meerkat_22Aug2017_6uvM2_HiC, whole genome shotgun sequence, the genomic segment AGCACAGGGACTGGATCTGTCTTCTGCAGCCGTATATCCAGGGCCCAGCACTGCCCAGAGAGTCTGGCGCCTGATACGCACGCAGTAAGTAGTagttgaatgaaagaaggaatgaatgggTGGATGAGTGCATGACACTGTAGATTCACAGGGAGGTTCTGTTACAGACCAAAGTGGAGGCCAGTGGGGGCGGTGGGAGGCTCCTCATGGACCAACAGTCCTCCCCATGTTCTAAAAGACActgaactggggtgcctgggtggctcagttggtcaagggtctgactcttgatctcagctcaggtcatgataccatggttcccaagatcaaacccccaggctgtcagcatagaacctgcttgagattctttctccctctctctctgcccctttcccccttgCTTGTGCATgaatgagctctctctctctcaaaataaactatatattgctttaaaaaaaaaacaaaaataaaaactagaattaATAAAAGACACGGAACCAGGAGAGCAAGCCAGAGCAGAAAGCAGCTGCAGGACCTCCCAGGGGCCACCAAGGCACCTACCGCTTCTCATTTCCATATGATTTTTGGGCCACCTTGGCGTGCAGGATCCGCACCGTCTGCTCGCACTGTTGCTGCAGGCACTGGCGCACGCCTTCCCTCAGGACCGTGACATGCTCTGGGTGTGACCTGGGGGTGGGTGCATGGGCAGCTGGGCAGGAATGAGCATTAAGGGGAGAGGTGTCGTGGAGCCCAACAGGGAGGTTGAATGAAATGAATGGGGGTCGGGGAGGAAAAGCATTAGGCAAGAGAGGGGATTCTGGGTGTAAGCCGTGGGTTAAATATTTAGGCTGCCCATACCCAATGAGGCCTGCTGGGAGCCCacctggaccacccaggtgccactctgcAGGTCTGGCTCCATGCCCATCGCTGCCTGAAGCACTGGGGAGAGGCCCCAGCGGCACAAAGGCCACACTTGTGCCGGCCTTGGGATGGAGACAGAGTATGTGAGGGTGCATGGTTTCCTTACACTTTGGGGGACCTACCCCGGTGAAATGTGGATGCCGGAGGGGAAAAGCTTTGCTGGACCCGCCTGACCGGAGTGCTCTCTTGAAGCTTGTAAACATAGAAGGGACCCAAAACGGCGTCCCCAGGATCCTAAGGGAACATTTGAGGTTCTTCCAGGGTGTAAGCAACCTCACCCCCTTTCTCCCAAGAGAAGGGGCCTGTTACTGTCCTAGTTTCCCTTCCGTTGATTACAGGGCCAGAGCCTAGGGGCCTTGGTGGCTTGTGGGCCTTGGAGCTTTGATGAGAGACGGGGTTGGTGGACCCAAGACTTAAGCAATTGCAGAGATGGGGTGGAGTCCGAGATGGCAGAGATCTGAGGGAGTCCCAGGTGGGGCCTGGGGAGAGTCAGGAACCCTGCGGCTGCCCTTCGAACCCTTTACCCGCGGCGCAGGACCGGAGTCCCGGGCCTCTCCTCACTCCTGGAGGGGGCGGCGGAGGGCCGGGGCCCGGCCGCGCCCTCGGAAGCGGGGCCGGGCGGCCGGCGGCCCCAGCCAGGNNNNNNNNNNNNNNNNNNNNNNNNNNNNNNNNNNNNNNNNNNNNNNNNNNNNNNNNNNNNNNNNNNNNNNNNNNNNNNNNNNNNNNNNNNNNNNNNNNNNttttagccactctgactggtgtgagatggtatctcagtgtggttttgatttgtgtttccttgatgatgagtgatgttgagcattgtttcatgtgcctgtaggccatctggatgtcctctttggagaagtgtctgtttatgtcttctgcccatacTAAAGACAAATTTAAAGTGACAATAAAAGGGCAGTCAAAAATATCTCTTCAGTGCCTGATATATGCCTAGCTCTGTGCTAAGACGCTGGATCTCTGCCTGTAAAATAAAGACAAGTGTCTGCTCTGGAGGAACCCACAGTTGGGCAGGGGAGATAGACCCTCATTGCTCATCAAAGGGACAGTTTCAAATAAGGACGGCCCTGGGTGCCAAATGACAAATCCCAGGGCTGCGGGCTTTGAGaagggggcgggggctgcagaACAGTGACAACAGCACCATCACCCACAAAGTGAGGTGGGGGAAGGCATAGAAAGTGGACTTTCCTTGATGACATTAACAAGGATCATCCTGTTTGATGTTCACCACATTCCTCTGAAGTAGGTACTATCATTGTTGGAATGATAGGAGAGCATGAGGAAAATGAGGTCTGGaacattcatccattcattcagtgaaGTCACCATTCAGGTGACTTGCCTAAGATTGCCCAGCTAGGAAGAGTCccagccaggatttgaacttgaGTCTGTGCGACTCCAGAGCCCCGTTCCTACCCCAACACCATATTTACCATCTGTTAGAAACCCCATAGAACGTCTCAGAGGCAGCCAATGCTCTGTCTGGCCCTTGGTATCAAGTAAGTGGAGGAGTGTGGTACCAGGGGTACAGATCCTGGAGCCAGGGGGCCTAGGTttcaatcctggctctgccattggCCGTGCTGTCTGGAGCAagttactctctctttctctctttcttgatgttgtcgttgttgtttttCTTCGAGAGAaggagcataagcaggggaggagcagaggtgggggggacagccctgacgtggggctcgaactcatgaactacgagatcatgacctgagccaaagtcagatgctcaaccaactgagccacccagacaccccaagttgCTCtcttaaatggaaataatatctaCCTCGGAGGAGTGTTGGGAGAATCAAATGAGCTAATACATAGCAAGCTTTAAAACAGTACCTGACATACAACAAACGTTAGCTATCATTATTACCCAGTGGATGGGAACTTGGGCTACGTATAAATTGAGCACCTACGATACCCCTGGCCctggaaggggagaaaaggaggcgACCCAGTGCTTTCTCCCCAATTGGTCAAAGCTCGGTCAGAAAACAAAACCCTGGCTCTGACTATGTGTGATAATCTGGAAGAGATCGGTGTCAAACTCTAGAAATATCACACTGCTGTTTCACACCACATGGTATTTGCTTATGCAGTCCCCTGAGCAACTCCTACCTACTTCCTGCTCCCCAGCCCAAAGTGtaactcctccaggaagccctccttcaCCCAGCCCTTACCacatcattttgaaattttctatttgtcccaCCTCTCTGAGACTATGAATTCCTCCAGTGCAAAGCCAGTCGAATTCACCCTTTGGTGCCCagtacccagcacagtgcctgccccCAAGGAGACACTGAGTGAAAACTTGGTAATATTGTGTATCGAGCTGAAGGACTCCAGGCAGCAAAAAGGAACAGGCAATGGGACAAAAGCAGGACTCCAGCCGGCACTTGGTAAAGGGCCACGAACTAGGATTGCCCAGTGTGGCTAGGCCAGTGAGTATATGAGGGGACCGAcccaggggacagaggaccaGGAAGTGCCTGGCAAGTACAAGGAACCAAGCCAGGCTTGGGCGCTGACTTCACCTCCCCTCACAGTGTGCATATCCTCGGGCTCAAAGGTCTCCCTCTTCAACCGCCTGCGCTCCCAGACGGTGTCCACGCGCTACCTGTCCGTGGAGGACGGCACGTTCGTGGCCAGCGCGCGCCAGTGGGCTGCCTTCACGCTCCACCTGGGTAACCGCACCAGCCGGCCCAGGGCCACCCATCAGCTTCTTTCATCTTCCCCTGAGAAAAGTAAACTTTGCCCAAGGAACTGAGGCTGGCCAAAAGTCCCAGTGAGTCTGTGACTAGTCCAGGCCATGCTGACTCCAGTATCCAGCCCTCTCGTTCCTCCCAAACCCCACCCCAGGGGCAGACATTTTCAAGGACGGCCACAGATGACCCCTCCAGGATGAGAACCTTCAGCCTCAGCTGTCTCCCTGCCTGCCAACCCTCCCCGCAAGATCCATGTGTGGTGTGGGGTGGAGCCAGAGGCCGGGAAGGCAGGGTTCGGAGGGGAGAAACTTGGGACCCCTgaaacctttcttccttcccttccctcttttcacCCCAGCTGATGAACACTGTTCCCAAGGGGACTTCCCGCCGCGAGAGGGCTACGTCCGCTATGGCTCCCTAGTGCAACTCGTCTGCACTGTCACGGGCATCACCCTGCCTCCAATGGTATGAGAAGGGAGGACATACCTGGGGACGGTCCCCCCAGATCCATGCAGAAAGTCTGACCCACAAGGGCAGGGCCGGAAGGTGAGGGCCCACATCTTAGAGATAGATGCTCATTGTTACTCTGGGTACTCAGTGCTTTGTGGGGCCTGATGGAGGTaaagggtgggggatgggggaaccTGTCCGAGCCCATATGGCTATAGGATAGCAGAAAGCTAGCTGGGAAGGCAGCCTCTGTGCACCCAGGCACCTGCCGCCACGCTTCCTACCACCCCTTCTGTTGTAGATCATCCGCAAAGTGGCCAAACAGTGCGCGCTTCTTGACGTGGACGAACCCATCTCCCAGCTGCACAAATGTGCGTTCCAGTTCCCCGGTGATCCTCCCGGAGGGGGTGGCACTTATTTATGCCTCGCCACAGACAAGGTGGTGCAATTccaggtgagagagaaagagtattgGCAGCAAGCATCCTAGAAGGTCAGAACACAGAGAATAGGATGGTCATCATCATTTTAACTGCTCCCTGCTGAGTAACGCCCGCTTCTGTGGAATGTTAGAATCATAGACTATCAGGACAGAGTCTGAGAATgtagaaaaaatagtaataatattattGAGCAAAACCCTTcccaaagaatattaaaatccTAGAATGTTGGAACATAAGATTTtagaatgcaaataaaataataataagtaatagaATTGAGTATTGTGCAAAGAGCATTAGAATCATAAAATGTTCAGggttgcctggggggctcagtcggttgaccgtcggactcttgatttcagcttgggtcatgatctcatggttggtgagatctagccgtgtgtcaggttctgtgctaacagcgtggagcctacttgggattctctccctatctcttgctctttcccctccccccacacaaaatgtataaataaacattttttcaaagaatcataaAATGTTAAGCAATAAAGCTGTAGAATGTGGAAATGTGTTATTATTAAGTGTACAACTCCCAAAAAAATATTATCATGGAATGTTGAGATAAAATCATAATATGtagaaaataacattattattGGCCAATATTTCCTCCCAAAGCATTTTAAGACTGTAGAATAGAATTGCACaatgttaaaaaacaattctaGAATCCTAAGAAAATAGATCTTTGGAAACCAGGGAGCTCAGGGAATTTACTTACCTCTGGGAATTTAAGGGTCTTGTCGAAGCTCACGGGCAGGTgaagctcagagcccagcactggACCCCAGGATGCAGAAGCCCAGGCATAACGCTGGCCCTTGCCATCCATGCTGGTGGCCACCATGCCCTCGGGTCTCCTCCCAGGCCTCCCCGTGCCCCAAAGAGGCGAACAGGGCCCTGC encodes:
- the LOC115274922 gene encoding recombining binding protein suppressor of hairless-like protein — its product is MRGPTQGTEDQEVPGKYKEPSQAWALTSPPLTVCISSGSKVSLFNRLRSQTVSTRYLSVEDGTFVASARQWAAFTLHLADEHCSQGDFPPREGYVRYGSLVQLVCTVTGITLPPMIIRKVAKQCALLDVDEPISQLHKCAFQFPGDPPGGGGTYLCLATDKVVQFQASPCPKEANRALLNDSSCWTIIGTESVEFSFSPNLAWTREPVTPVPLISTLELSGGGDVATLELHGENFHAGLKVWFQDVEAETMYRSPRSLVCVVPDIAAFGSDWRWLRTPITVPVSLVRADGLFYPSAFSFTYTPEYSARPGPPGAPEPAADGDALLESIHHEFTRSNFHLFIQT